The region CGACGCGGCGGCTCCCCCGGTCCGCACCGCGTAGGCCTCCCCGCGCGCCGGTCTGCGGGGCGTGAAAACTAGTACTCCACGACCTCGGTCCCCGGGGGGATGCGGAAGTCGAACTCCGCGTCGTCCATCGGCGCGTCGGTCGTCACGTTCGAAAAGATGAAGACGGTCGTGTCCCCGCCCGTTTCGAACCGCTCGCTCCGCACCGGGATCCCGCGCGCCGGGTCGATGACGAGACGGAGCCGCTGGAACTGCGACTTGAGGTCGGCCGATTTCGGGACGAGGTCGAGGACCGGCATCCCGTCGGGCCCGGCGGAGGCCTCGGCCTCGAAGTTCCGCCTGATCTCCTCCGCCGTGTTGCCGAAGCCGATGAGGAGCGACTCGGTCTTCCGGTCCCGCGCGAGCGATATCCTCTGCGCCTGCCTGATCTCCGGCATGTACATCAGGGCCCGCCCCTCCTTGAGGAATATCGCGGTGCGGTCGGGTTCCCGGTACTCCCAGCGCATCATCCCCGGCCGCTTGTAGCGGATCGTGCCGGAGGAGACGCGTTTCTCCCCGAAGAGCGCGTAGGTCCGCTCCTGCCGGAAGTCGGCCCGGAGCGCGACGAGCGCCCGGCCCGCCTCCTCCATCCTCTTCAACACCTCCTCGGTCGTGACGCCGCCTGTCCGGGCCACGGGCGACGCGGCCGTCCCGGCGGGGCGGACAGGCGCCGGCGCCTCCTGCGTCGCCTCCGCGGGCGGGGGCGGGGCGGCTGCGGGGGACGCGCACCCCGCGATGAGGAGCGCCGCGGCCGGGATCGTCGAGCGCAGCGTGTTCATTCGGCACCTCCCTCCGGGGCGCGCCGCCCCGTGCGCAGACGTTGGCATATCCTCTTCAGGACCCAGACCGCCGCGAGGGCGGCCAGCACGGCGAGGATCTGCCGGTTGCTGGGCTTGAGCTGGTACCCCAGGCCGGCGAGCAGCAGGTAGCGCGGGTAGCGCCCGACGAGCGTCGCGAGGACGAACCGGGGGCGGCTGTAGCGCGTCGAGATGGCCAGGAGGCGCGGCACGTCCACCGGGAGCACCACGATGTTCGAGGCCACGAGCGTCCAGAACGGCCACCGCGCGAACCACTCCGCCGCGCGGCGGTACGACGCGGTGCCCCGCACCCGGTCGATCCGCTCCACCCTCAGGAGCGCGGTGAGGACGTAGTAGTCGTGCAGGTTCGCGACGGCGGTCGCCGCCGAGCCGACGAGGGCGACGAGGAACGGGTTCCAGGAGCGCCCGATCCAGAGGAAGAGGGGGATGATCTGGATCGGGCAGAACTGGCAGGCGCAGCTCACGACGAGCGCGAAGCCGGCGAGCTGGGCGAGTGGGGCGCGCCCGGTCGTCCACAGCCAGTGGACGAGAACGGCCATCGCCGCGGCGTAGACGGCGAACCACGAGAACCAGCGAGCCGCCGAGAGGGGGCGCCGTTCCGTTTCCATAGTTCAGCGTCGCGCCGCGAAGGACGCGAAGGGAATGCTGCAGGACGGGCCCGTTTCGTCCTTCGTGTTCTTCGTGGTGAACGCGCCTCTTAGGCCTCGATCCGCCCGTCGCGCATCCTGACGATCCGTCCGGCCGCCGCGGCGACCCCGGGGTCGTGCGTCACCAGCAAGATCGTCTGCCCGAGATCTCGGTGCATCTCGCCGAGGAGGTCGAGGATCCGGGCGGAGTTGCCGGAGTCGAGGTTCCCGGTCGGTTCGTCGGCGAGGAGGAGGGCGGGCCGGTGCGCGAGGGCGCGCGCGATCGCCGCCCGCTGCTGCTCGCCCATCGAGAGCTCGCAGGGACGGCGGCGCATCTTGGACGCCAGGCCCACCCGTTCGAGGAGCGCGTCGATCCCCGCCTCGTCGAGCCCCCGGATCCTCTGGGCGAGGGCCAGGTTGCCCCGGACGGAGAGCGTGGGGAGGAGGTTGAACCGCTGGAAGACGAAGCCGGTAGTCCTCCCCCGGTGGCGTGAGAGGGCGGCGTCGCCGAGCCCGTCCAGGCGCTTCCCCGCGACGCTGACCGTCCCCGCCGTCGGCGCCGCGAGGCCGCCGACGATGTGGAGGAGCGTCGACTTCCCGCAGCCCGACGGCCCGACGAGCGCGGCGAAGTCGCCCCGCCCGATCTCGAGGTCGACGCCGCGCAGCGCCTCGCAGTCCCCGGCCGCGCTCCGGTAGATCTTGTGGAGCCCCGCGGCGACGACGAAGGCGGCCGCGTCATTCATAGCTGAGCGCCTCCACCGGGTCCACGCGGGCGGCCCTGAAGCCGGGGTAGAGCGCCCCGAGGACGCCCCCCGCGAGGGCGAGGAGCGTCGAGCGGGCGATACCCCAGACGCCGAGTTCCATCGTCAGGAGCGGGTGCGACCGGGCGAGCCAGAGCCGCGCGGAGACGGTGAAGACGACCCCGGCGGCGGCCCCGAGGGCGCAGAGCAGGAGCGACTCGCCGACCACGAGGCGCAGGATCCGCCCGCGGGTCGCCCCGAGCGAACGGAGGATCCCGATCTCGCGGGTCCGCTCCACGATCGTCGTGTACATCGTCAGGAGGATGACGAGGAAGCTGATCACGAGCGCCGTCGAGGTGATGACCCCGAAGAACTCGCGGAGCCCGGTGATCTCGTTCACCACCGCGTCCTCGTACCGGTCGAGCGCGCTCGCCCTGAGCGCCGGCAGGCGCGCGTCGATGCGGGCGGCCACCTCAGCCGCGTCGGCGCCGGGGACGATCTTCACGAAGAAGAGCGAGCACATCCCCTCGAGGTGCATCGTCTCCTGGAGCGTCGAGAGCGGCAGGTAGACGCGCGCCCCGACGCCGCTGCGGAATATCCCCGCCACGGCGAAACGGGATCCGAGCAGCGGGATCGGATCGCCGACGCGGTAGCCGTTCGCGGCGGCGAGGCGGCTGTCGAGGAGGAGCTCGCCGGGGCCGCGCCAGGGGCGGCCCTCGAGCATCTCGAGCCGCCCGCCGACCGCCTCGTACCGGTCGAGGTCGAGGCCGTAGATCACGTAGATGACCTTTTCGATCGTGGTCGTCCAGGTGAGCACCGGGCAGGCGGCGTCCACGCCGTCGACGGTCTCGATCTCCGCGCCGTAGCGCACCGGGAGGCTGCTCCCCTTGAAGGCGAGCAGGCCCGAGGAGCCGGCCGGCTGCACGATGACGCTCGCGCCGGTGTTGCGCATCCGCTGCGCCGACTCCGAGATCATCCCCCGGCAGAGGCCGTTGAGGACGAGGTAGAGGGCGATGCCGATGCCGACCGCCGCGACGCAGACGAGGCTCCGGGTCTTGCGGTGGAGGACGTTGGAGACGACGAGGTTCGTCATTGCGCGCACTCCGCGAGCGGCCGGACGGCGGTCCCCGGGGGCGGGGCGAGCGTGAACATGCCGTCGGCGAAGGCGGGGTTCACGCGGAGGTCGGAAAGGCGGAGAAGCAGCCGCGCGCCTTCCGCGGGCGCCTCGATCGCCACCCGCCGCGGGAGCGAAACGGCTGCCCCGTCGGCCGGGGAGAAGTCGGCGCATCGGAGATCGCGGCTGAGACGCCCCTCCCGGTCGAAATACTCGTACCGCACGGGGGAGAGGTCCCGGCGGTCGAACGTCACCCTGCGCGCGAGCGCCGCCGCGACCGGGTCGAACGAGTGGAGCAGATAGCATTCCGGCTTTGTCTCCATCGCGTGCACGAGGCCGTCTTCGCCGCGCAGGCCGAGGAGCGCTTCGGCGAGGAGCGCCGCGTCGGGGAAGCTTCCCGGGAGGGCGGAGGCGGAACGGCCGCGGTAGAGGGCCCGGTCCCTGGGCACGTGGACGGAGATCGTGCCGCCGTCGTCGAGGAGGTCGAAGAGGGTCGGCAGCATCGCCGCCCCGCCCCGCATCCTGAGTTTTCCCGGGCGCTCCAGCGCCAGCATCCCCGAGAATGCGCGCGCGGGCCCCCGCGCGGGACAGGCGAACGAGGCGGCGTACGCCGCCTGCAGCGTTTGGACGCCCGTTCCGCCCGGGGCGATGCGGGCCAGAAGCTCCTCCCGCGAGGCGGTCAGCATCGGCGCGGGGGCCTGGGCGCGCGGCGGGAGGATCGCGCAGCCCGCGACCGCGAAGGCGGTAAGCGCGAGGAGCGGGGCGCGGAGAAGCGGCGGAAGGCGACGGGGGTGCGCTCGCATGGCGTGGGGCAGAATAGCACAATCGCCCCTCCCGTTGAAGCCCAAAGCCGCCCAGGCCCTTGCCCCGCCCCGGGCCGGATGGTATACTTCCCCCTCGCGCGAACGGATGCGCGGAACGGAGGTGGCGATGGTCTGGAAGAGGCGGTGTGCGGTCGTGGCGCTGTGGTTGGGCGCGCTGCTGTGCGCGGCGGGCGCGGATGCTGCGCCGGTGAGGATCTATTCGGAGGACTGGAGCGGCGGCCAGGGCGCATGGGGCGGGATCGGCGGGTTCAGATGGCCGAGGAGGATGTTCGTCGGGCACCCGCTCGCCCAGTACGCGTACTACTTCGGCGGGAGCTGCGGCATGGGGCTGCGCGCGAATACCATCCCGTCCGTCCGCTTGCGGGTGGTGACCCGGGTCATGATGCAGGGGAGCAACCGCAACGGCTTCTCGGTGAACGTCAGGACCTCGGGCGGCGCGATGATCTACAAGTACTCGATGGGGGCCTACAACAGCGTGCAGGCGAACGACCAGCCCCCGACCTACCGTCCGATCTCATCCAAGATCGGCTACAAGTTGAACACGCCGTACGAACTCTCCTCGTACTGGTTCCCGGGAACGGGGCGCTACGCGCTCAGCCTGAAGAACCTCGTGACGGGAGAGGAGAAATTCGACGGCTACTTCCATTGCGGCTCGAACGCGGTGCCCGGCTGCATCACCTTCGACCAGGAGGCGGGGCAGGGTCCGGCCGTCCTCGGGCGGGTGGAGGTCTGGCTGGGGCAGTGATCGCGGGCGGCTTTGTAACATCCTGAACGGACCGGGGGCCGGCTTTCCGGGGCCCCCGGTGTTTTTTCACGCCCCATCGTTGACGATCCGCCCCTGTGCGCGGCCGCTCAGGCGCCCGCGGGGCGGATCCGCCGCTTCGCCTTCTCCACGAGCGTTTGGACGACCCTCCGTCTGAAGAAGATCGCCCCCACGAGCAGGCGTCCCGGCCGCGAGAGCAGAATCCTGAACAGGAAACGCCGCAGGCGCGGCCTGTCCGCGGCGAGGTAGGTCGCCGCGCGCAGCGATTCCCGCAGCGTTGCCGTTGCGGCGGGGACGGCCGCGTAGCCGTAGTCGGGAAACCGGAGACCCCGCCGCCTCCTCCGTTCGATGCCGCGGCAGGCGCGCAGGCGTTTCATGCGCACCATCGGCTGGTGGCTCGACGCGACGCGCTCCGCGGGGAACGGCTCGAGGACGAGCGCCCCGTCCGCGCGCGCCTTCTCGAGGGCGCCCAGCCCCCGCTCGGTGCGGGCGAGTATGAAGCTGTAGCCGCCGCGGAGCTTCGCCTCCGCCTCCCACCCCTTCACCCACGGATCGCCGACGACGACGTCCGCGAACTCGGATGTCGCGTCGATGCAGAGGCGGCAGCGGGGGGGGGAGTAGAGCTTGAAGAAGAGGGTGAGACACTCCTTGGCGTTGGGCCGGTATCGGTCGGGGCCGAGGTGCGGGTAGGGGAGGTACCGCAGGGCGCCGTCCTTCATCCGGGCCCGGATGTAGCCGGGGAGCTTCCCGCCGCGATACTCGACGCGCTCGACGGCCGCCTCGTCGATCCGGTAGATCTCGAGGAGGTCGCGGAGCGCCCGGTGGTCGAGGCAGGAGTGGCAGAAGAGGCCGGTCACGAGCGCGAGCGATTCCCCGACCGCGGGGTTCAGCTCGGCGAGCCGGCGCACCGCCTGCACGTGGCAGGGGAGCCCGGTGAAGACGTACGGCCCGTTTTTCTCGATCCCCCGGAACAGGTGGAGCGCCGCGCAGGCCGGGTACTTGGAGGAAGCGCCCGCCGCCGCCTCCCCGCGCGTGCGCGCGATCGCCGCCTTCGGCTTCCACCCCCGCGTTTCGTCGGGGACGACGACGAACGCCCCGCGCGCCTTCCCCGTGTCGATCGCGTGAAGCGCGAGGGCCGTCGCGACGCCGCCGGAGGTCCCGCCTCCCCGCACCTCGGGATCGCGCGCGTGGCCGAGGAACGCCGCGAGGAAGCGGCCGTGCCCGTCGCCGACCCCGGTTTCGCCGCCGAGGATGCGGCGCGACTGCTCGGGGAACGAGAACCCGGTCCCGGTACAGACGCGGACGCAGAGGCCGCAGTCGGTGCAGGCCTCCTCCCTCCCCGTCCACGACGGGTAGGCATCGTCGCCGGGGGCGAGGACGCCGCGCGGGCAGATCGCCGCGCACGCCCCGCACCGGTGGCAGAGGCCGGCCTCGACGATCGCCTTCACTGTTCGGAGCGCCGCGGTGCGCATAGGGGCGTTTCCGGAAACCGCCGCGATGCCGCGCGCGGTCAGCCGTGGTAGCCGGGGATGATCTTCCAGTAGTTGAACAGATGGGAGAGCCGCTGCGGCACGCACAGGCGGCAGTCCGGCATCGGGAACCCCCCGGTCCGCAGCACGGCGCGCATCGCGCGGTAGCGGTCGCCGGCCCAGATGCGTTCGAAGGACTCCTCGGCCATCGAACCGACCTTGGCGTCCTGGATCTTGGCGTAGCAGCAGAAGGAGACCTCGCCGTGTATCCGCACGAACGTGGAGAACCATGGCACGATGCAGTGCCGCGCCAGGGTGCGGAACTGCTCCCCCCCCGCGTAGGCCTCCCAGTGGCGGGGGAGCAGGTAGGAGAGGAAGTCGTCGAGGTTGGTGCGCACCTTGAGCTCGCGGGCGACCCGCCGCGCCTCCCGCAAGGACGTCTCGAACTCGCCGCGGTCAATCCCGCCCACCAAATCCGCGACCAGATCCTCGATCCGGAAGATCGACAGCGGCTTGAAGAAGACCGCCCCGACGCCGCAGCGGTGCGCGAGGCGGACGATCTCCGCCGCCTCCCGGAAGTTCTCCTTCTGCACGACGAACTGGAAGCGGATGAACGGGGTCGGGGAGCCGGTCCGTTTCTTGATCTCCCCGATCCGGGCGACGTTCTGGAGCACGCGCGGGTGGAAGTCGGTCCCGCGGATCCGCCGATAGGTCTCCTCGGACGCCCCGTCCATCGAGACCTTGAGAAGGTCGAGGCCGCTGCGCACGAGCTCCTCGAGGGGGAAGGCGTGGGCGGCGAGCGTGGTCACGAGGCAGGTCTTGATCCCCTTCTCCGATGCGTAGCGGATCATCCTTGGCTGCTCGGGGTGGAGCAGCGGCTCCCCGGCCGCGGAGAGGTACAGATGGAGCGGATCGACCTCGTCGATGATCCGCCGGTACAGGTCGAACGCCATATGGTGCGGATCCTCCACCTCCCGGGCGCGTGAGCACATGATGCAGCTGAACGGGCAGACGGTGGTGTTCTCGAGGATCAGGTGGATGGGGGCGTTCCGCATGCGGAGCGGCTTGCGCAGGACATTGAAGGCGGTGGACGCGTAGCGTCCGATCTTCACCGGGTGCATGGTCATTTCCGTGCACAGTATAGCATCATCGTCCGCCTCGGTCGAGCGGCGGCGCCGACTCCGGTGCGCCCTCCCGGCCGCCTCGGCCGATCGACGGGGCCGCCATCCATTTGTCTATGGCCCGCGCGAGGCGGATGACGCCGGCGGGTTCGAGCATCTCCTCCGCGGAGAGGATGTCGAAGCCGAAGTTGTGATTGACGTCGGGGATCGAGACGAAGCGTTTCGGGACCTCGAGGCGGTCGTGGAACCTGGCGCTGTACGCGATGATGTTGGCCGCGTCGGCCTCGGCGACGATCAGGAGGACCTGCGCCGAGCTCCGCAGCGGCAGGTACCGGAATATGTTCAGCGGCCCCTTGATCCTCTCCCACTGCTCGCGGGTGATCTCGCATTGGACGGTGCGCTGGAAGCGGCGCTGCAGGGGGGATGTCCCCTCCGATTCGGGGCCGGCCGTATCCATGAAGTTCCCTGGCGAGATCGCGATGATCCTGCCGACCCTCTCGTCTTTCGTCCCGACGGCGACGGCGAGATTGGCCCCCATCGAATGGCCGGCGACGGCCAGCCGCGTTCGGTCCACGGGGAGGTGCCGGAGCATGTAGGACAGGGCGGCCTCCGTGTCGCGGGTGAAATCGCAGTCGCGCGGGATGTTGTAGTTGGCGGCCTTGCCCGACTCGCCGAAGCCGCCCAGGTCGAACGCGAAGACGAGGTAGCCCTTGCGGGCCAGCCGCCGCATCAGGTGCACGTACAGCGGCGTGTCCTTCCCTTTCGGGAGAAGGCCGTGGACGAACAGGATCGCGGGGTATCGCCGCCCGGGGAGGCCGCGGGGCTGGTAGACCCTGCCCACGAGCGCGTGGTGCTTTGGGCCGGAGAAGGTGACCTCCCTGATCCGGCAGCGGAACAGGGTCGAGAGACGCTCCCCCTCCGCGCCGATGAAAATCCCCGCGGCGAGGCACGCCGCGGCGGGGAGGATCCGTCGCACTACCGACATGATGGTGCGCATCGCCGATCCACGAACTCCCGCGCCCAGATCTCGAACAGCATCAGCGCCCAGAGGCGGTGCGCGTGGTTCTCGCGCCCGTCCAGATGCTCCGTGACGAGCCGCCCTACCTCCTCGGGCCTGAAGAAGCCCCGCCGCCGCAACGCCCCCTCCGACAGCAGGTCGCGCATCAGGGGCTGCAGCTCCTTCCTGAGCCAGCTCCGCATCGGGATGCTGAACCCCTCCTTGCCGCGCGCGAGGATCCGCGGCGGGAGGATCCCCGCCACCGCCCTGCGCAGCAGGTACTTGCGCCGGAAACCGCGCACCTTCATCTCCGGGGGGACCGATGCCATGAACTCGATCACCCGGTGGTCGAGCAGCGGCACGCGCGTCTCGAGCGCGCAGGCCATGCTCATCCGGTCCGTCTTGACGAGGCAGTTGTCCGTCAGGTAGGTGGCCAGGTCGACGGCGAGGAGGCGGTTCAGCCCGTCCGCCCCGGCGAAACGCCTGAACTGCGCGCGTATCGGGGCGTACGGTTCCTCGTCGAGGAGCCGGTCCCGGAATGCGTCGGTGTAGAGCGCCCGCTTGTTGCGCTCCGAGAGGAAGACCATCCAGCGGAAGTGGCGGAGGTCG is a window of Chlamydiota bacterium DNA encoding:
- a CDS encoding ABC transporter ATP-binding protein, giving the protein MNDAAAFVVAAGLHKIYRSAAGDCEALRGVDLEIGRGDFAALVGPSGCGKSTLLHIVGGLAAPTAGTVSVAGKRLDGLGDAALSRHRGRTTGFVFQRFNLLPTLSVRGNLALAQRIRGLDEAGIDALLERVGLASKMRRRPCELSMGEQQRAAIARALAHRPALLLADEPTGNLDSGNSARILDLLGEMHRDLGQTILLVTHDPGVAAAAGRIVRMRDGRIEA
- a CDS encoding alpha/beta fold hydrolase, whose protein sequence is MRTIMSVVRRILPAAACLAAGIFIGAEGERLSTLFRCRIREVTFSGPKHHALVGRVYQPRGLPGRRYPAILFVHGLLPKGKDTPLYVHLMRRLARKGYLVFAFDLGGFGESGKAANYNIPRDCDFTRDTEAALSYMLRHLPVDRTRLAVAGHSMGANLAVAVGTKDERVGRIIAISPGNFMDTAGPESEGTSPLQRRFQRTVQCEITREQWERIKGPLNIFRYLPLRSSAQVLLIVAEADAANIIAYSARFHDRLEVPKRFVSIPDVNHNFGFDILSAEEMLEPAGVIRLARAIDKWMAAPSIGRGGREGAPESAPPLDRGGR
- a CDS encoding outer membrane lipoprotein carrier protein LolA, which encodes MNTLRSTIPAAALLIAGCASPAAAPPPPAEATQEAPAPVRPAGTAASPVARTGGVTTEEVLKRMEEAGRALVALRADFRQERTYALFGEKRVSSGTIRYKRPGMMRWEYREPDRTAIFLKEGRALMYMPEIRQAQRISLARDRKTESLLIGFGNTAEEIRRNFEAEASAGPDGMPVLDLVPKSADLKSQFQRLRLVIDPARGIPVRSERFETGGDTTVFIFSNVTTDAPMDDAEFDFRIPPGTEVVEY
- a CDS encoding 4Fe-4S dicluster domain-containing protein, producing the protein MRTAALRTVKAIVEAGLCHRCGACAAICPRGVLAPGDDAYPSWTGREEACTDCGLCVRVCTGTGFSFPEQSRRILGGETGVGDGHGRFLAAFLGHARDPEVRGGGTSGGVATALALHAIDTGKARGAFVVVPDETRGWKPKAAIARTRGEAAAGASSKYPACAALHLFRGIEKNGPYVFTGLPCHVQAVRRLAELNPAVGESLALVTGLFCHSCLDHRALRDLLEIYRIDEAAVERVEYRGGKLPGYIRARMKDGALRYLPYPHLGPDRYRPNAKECLTLFFKLYSPPRCRLCIDATSEFADVVVGDPWVKGWEAEAKLRGGYSFILARTERGLGALEKARADGALVLEPFPAERVASSHQPMVRMKRLRACRGIERRRRRGLRFPDYGYAAVPAATATLRESLRAATYLAADRPRLRRFLFRILLSRPGRLLVGAIFFRRRVVQTLVEKAKRRIRPAGA
- a CDS encoding radical SAM protein, with translation MHPVKIGRYASTAFNVLRKPLRMRNAPIHLILENTTVCPFSCIMCSRAREVEDPHHMAFDLYRRIIDEVDPLHLYLSAAGEPLLHPEQPRMIRYASEKGIKTCLVTTLAAHAFPLEELVRSGLDLLKVSMDGASEETYRRIRGTDFHPRVLQNVARIGEIKKRTGSPTPFIRFQFVVQKENFREAAEIVRLAHRCGVGAVFFKPLSIFRIEDLVADLVGGIDRGEFETSLREARRVARELKVRTNLDDFLSYLLPRHWEAYAGGEQFRTLARHCIVPWFSTFVRIHGEVSFCCYAKIQDAKVGSMAEESFERIWAGDRYRAMRAVLRTGGFPMPDCRLCVPQRLSHLFNYWKIIPGYHG
- a CDS encoding FtsX-like permease family protein; the encoded protein is MTNLVVSNVLHRKTRSLVCVAAVGIGIALYLVLNGLCRGMISESAQRMRNTGASVIVQPAGSSGLLAFKGSSLPVRYGAEIETVDGVDAACPVLTWTTTIEKVIYVIYGLDLDRYEAVGGRLEMLEGRPWRGPGELLLDSRLAAANGYRVGDPIPLLGSRFAVAGIFRSGVGARVYLPLSTLQETMHLEGMCSLFFVKIVPGADAAEVAARIDARLPALRASALDRYEDAVVNEITGLREFFGVITSTALVISFLVILLTMYTTIVERTREIGILRSLGATRGRILRLVVGESLLLCALGAAAGVVFTVSARLWLARSHPLLTMELGVWGIARSTLLALAGGVLGALYPGFRAARVDPVEALSYE